The Variovorax sp. S12S4 genome includes the window GGCCAGAGCACCGAGGCAATCGCCACCATCATCAGCGCGACGGCCACCCAGTCCTGCCAGTGGACGACCTCGCCGAGCCACACCGCGCCGCTGAACACGCCGAGCACGGGAATGAACATCACGCTCAGCGTCGATGCCACCGGCGGAAGGCCGCGCGCCAGGTAGAACCACGCCGCGTGTGCAAAGCCGAAGATCAGCACCGCGTTGTAGAGAATCGAACCCCAGGTCACGGGGCCGGGCCAGCGCCACTGGTCGCGCTCGAAGAGCAGCGTCAGCACCGTCATCACGACGGCCGTCATCGCCGTCATCCAGAAAGACAGCGTGAGCGTGGGAAGCCCGATGCGCGTGTGCCGCAGCAGCTGCGTGCCTAACGCCCATGTTGCGGCAGCCGCCAGTGCGAGTGCCACGTAGCCGGGCCGTCCTGCAAAGTCGGTGAGCTCGTGCCACAGCAAGAGCCCCACGCCCACGGCGCAGGCACCCACGCCGATCCATGCACGCCGTGTGAGCACGGCAGAGAACAGCACGGCGCCGATCACCGCCGAGAACACCGGCATCGTGTAGCCGAGGATTGCCGCGCGCCCGCCAGAGAGCGCCTTCACCGCAAGAATGATTGAGGCATGCCAGACGAACATGTTGGTGGCGCCCAGCCACACCAGTTCGGGCCATGCGCTTCGCGGCACGCGAAAGGGCACCTTCATCCACACCAGCGCGAGGCCCAGTACCGGCAGGCCGAGCCAGATGGAAATGACGCGGAACGCGAGCGGCAGATAGTCCGCCACGCCGATTTTCATCACGGGCCAGTTCAGGCCCCATGCAAGAGTCAGGAGAACAAGCAGGACGAACTGGCGCGGCGTGAAGGAAGGCATGGGCCGCGATTGTGGCGCGGCTTGCGCATTCGTGCAGGCGGCGCGGCTACAGCAGGCGCTTGAGGTAACGCCCTGTGTGGCTGGCCTCATTGGCCGCGATATCTTCCGGCGTGCCTTCGCCCACCACCGTGCCGCCGCCCGCGCCGCCCTCCGGGCCCATGTCGATCAGCCAGTCGGCCGTCTTGATGACGTCCAGGTTGTGCTCGATCACGACGATGGTGTTGCCCGCGTCGCGCAGCTGGTGCAGCACTTTCAGCAGCAGCTCGATGTCGGCAAAGTGCAGGCCGGTGGTCGGTTCGTCCAGGATGTAGAGCGTGCGGCCCGTGTCGCGCTTGCTGAGCTCCAGCGCCAGCTTCACGCGCTGCGCCTCGCCGCCCGAGAGCGTGGTGGCCGACTGGCCGAGCTTGATGTACGAAAGGCCCACGTCGAGCAGCGTGCGCAGCTTGCGCTCGATGGTCGGCACGGCCTTCAAAAACTCGTGCGCCACCTCGACCGTCATCTCGAGGATCTGCGCGATGTTCTTGCCCTTGTACTGGACCTCGAGCGTCTCGCGGTTGTAGCGCTGGCCGTGGCACACCTCGCAGGGCACGTACACGTCGGGCAGAAAGTGCATTTCGACCTTCACCACGCCGTCGCCCTGGCAGGCCTCGCAGCGCCCGCCCGCCACGTTGAAGCTGAAGCGGCCCGGGCCGTAGCCGCGTTCGCGCGCGGTGTTGGTCTCGGCCATCAGCTCGCGAATCGGCGTGAACAGGCCCGTGTAGGTGGCTGGGTTGCTGCGCGGCGTGCGGCCGATGGGGCTCTGGTCGACATTGATGACCTTGTCGAAATACTCGATGCCCTCTACCGACTCGTGTGCGGCCGGTTCTTCGTGCGCGCGGTACAGCGTGCGCGCCACGGCGGTGTAGAGCGTGTCGTTCACCAGCGTCGACTTGCCCGAGCCCGAAACGCCCGTCACACAGGTGAGCAGGCCGACCGGAAAGGCCACGCTCACGTTCTTCAGGTTGTTGCCGGTGGCGCCGACCACACGGATTTCCTGCAGATCGGTCTGCGAGGCGAGGTGCGCCGCTTCGCGCGCGGCGCGCCGCTCGGCCGCGGGGCTCGGCGGAAAGCGCGAGGCCTTCTTGCCTTCGTTGAAGGCAGGCTTCTTCACGACCGGCAGCCAGGCGGTGCGGTGCTTGGGCACTTCGATCTTCTTCGTGCCCGACAGGTACTGGCCGGTGAGGGAATCGGGGTTGGCCGACACCTCGGCATAGGTGCCCTGCGCCATCACGCGGCCGCCGTGCACGCCGGCGCCGGGGCCCATGTCGATCACGTGGTCGGCGGCATGGATCATGTCTTCGTCGTGCTCGACCACGATCACGCTGTTGCCGATGTCGCGCAGGTGCTTCAGCGTGCCGATGAGGCGGTCATTGTCGCGCTGGTGCAGGCCGATGCTGGGCTCGTCGAGCACGTACATCACGCCCGTAAGGCCGGAGCCGATTTGCGAGGCCAGGCGAATACGCTGCGCCTCGCCGCCCGAGAGCGTCTCGGCGCTGCGGTCCAGGCTCAGGTAGTTCAGGCCCACGTCGTTCAGGAACTTCAGGCGCAGGCCGATCTCGCGCACCACCTTGTCGGCAATGTCGGCCTTGGCGCCGCGCAGCTTCAGGTTCTGGAACCAGGCGAGCGAATCGCGCAGCGTGAGATGGCTCAGTTCGAAGATCGCCATGCGCGGGGGTCGCCGCCATCGGCAGGCCGATTGGCCTCGTCCACCAGGAACACGTTGCGCGCCTCGGGCCTGAGGCGCGAGCCGCCGCAGTCGGGGCACGGCTGCAGGTTGCGAAAGCGCGCAAGGTCTTCGCGCACCATCACCGAATCGGTCTCGCGGTAGCGCCGCGTCATGTTCGGGATGATCCCCTCGAAGGGGTGCTTCTTCGTGAGCTTCTTGCCCGCGAAGTTGCCCGACTCCATGGTGTAGTTGAACTTGATCTCTTCGGCCGCCGAGCCGTGCAGCAGCACCTGCTGCACCGAAGCGGGCAAGGATTCGAAGGGCGCGTCGACGTCGAACTTGTAGTGCTTCGCGACGCTCTCGATCATGCTGAAGTAGTAGCTGTTGCGGCGGTCCCAGCCCTTGATGGCGCCACTGGCCAGCGAGAGCGAAGGGAAGGCCACCACGCGCGCCGGGTCGAACACCTCGCGGTGGCCGAGGCCGTCGCAGCTCGGGCAGGCGCCCACGGGCGAGTTGAACGAGAAAAGGCGCGGCTCCAGTTCCGACAGCGAGTAGTGGCAGATCGGACAGGCGAACTTGGCGTTGAACAGGTGCTCCTTGTCGGGCGCGCCCTCCGTGCCCAGCTCCAGCGCAATGGCGCGGCCTTCGGCCAACCGCAGCGCCGCCTCGAAGCTCTCGGCCAGGCGCTGCTGCATGTCGGGGCGCGCGCGCAGGCGGTCGATGACCACGTCGATGTCGTGCTTCTCGGTCTTCTTGAGCTTGGGCAGGTCGTTGTATTCGTAGGTCTGCCCGTCGACCCTGAAGCGCACGTAGCCCGCGGCCTGCATCTCGGCAAAGAGCTCGAGGAACTCGCCTTTCTTCTCGCGCGCCACGGGCGCCAGGATCATCAGGCGCGGCTCATTGGCAATGGCGAGCGTGGCATCGACCATCTGCGACACCGTTTGTGCCTGCAGCGGCAGGTGGTGCTCGGGGCAGTAGGGCGTGCCAGCGCGCGCATAAAGCAGGCGCAGGTAGTCGTGGATCTCGGTCACCGTGCCCACGGTGGAGCGCGGGTTGTGGCTGGTGGCCTTCTGCTCGATGCTGATGGCGGGCGACAGGCCCTCGATCACGTCGACGTCGGGCTTGTCCATGAGCTGCAGGAACTGCCGCGCATAGGCCGAGAGGCTTTCCACGTAGCGCCGCTGCCCTTCGGCATACAGCGTGTCGAAAGCCAGGCTCGACTTGCCCGAGCCCGACAGGCCGGTGATCACCACCAGCTTGTTGCGCGGAATGTCGAGGTCGACGTTCTTCAGGTTGTGGGTGCGCGCACCACGGATGCTGATGCGCTGTTGCGCAAGCACCGCGCCTAGGTAGGTGTCGCGTTCGAGTCGCGCGTCGCGTGCGCTCTCCTCGTTGGCGGCGATGTCTTCAATGGCTTTGGAATTCAAGGGGGCGATCGTCCGAGGGCAACCGGACATGATAGTCCGAGCGGCATTTCATGGCGAGGGGGCGGGTTGAGGCCGGTTTCATGAGGCGCTCCTCGGCCGGTGCTTCCGGGGCGCCAGGCGGCGGCACCCGGGCGGCCGCCATCGGGCACAATGTCGGGTTCTACTTTTCCTTCTCCTCCATCTACTTATCAGGGGCAGTGCATATGGCATCGGTCAATAAAGTCATCGTCGTCGGCAACCTGGGGCGCGACCCAGAAATGCGTACCTTCCCGAGCGGCGACCAGGTCGCGAACGTCACCGTGGCCACCACCGATCGCTGGAAAGACAAGCAAAGCGGCGAAATGCGCGAAGCCACCGAGTGGCACCGCATCGTTTTCAACGGCCGCCTGGCCGAAATTGCCGGCCAATACCTGCGCAAGGGCTCGCAGGTGTATGTCGAAGGCAGCCTGCGCACGCGCAAGTGGACCGACAAGGACGGCATCGAGAAATACACCACTGAAATCCGCGCCGACCAGATGCAGATGCTGGGCAGCCGCCAGGGCCAGGGCGGCCCGTCGGGCGGTCCGGAGGACGACGGCGGTTATTCGCAGGGCGGCGGCGGTGGCGGCTACTCGCAAGGCGGCGGCGGTGGCGGGTGGCGGCGGCTACGCCCCCCGTGCACCCGCCGCGGCACCGCGCGCTCCTGCGGCGGCGCCGCGCCAGGCTCCGGCCAAGTCTTCGTCGGGCTTCGACGACATGGACGACGATATTCCGTTCTGAAATCGTTTCACCGGAATTCGCCGATCGAAAGCCTGCAGTTCATCGCTGCAGGCTTTTTTTCTGGCGCGCAGCCGGTCAGTAGGTCACCGTCACCCGCATCGCATTGCTGCCGTCGCCGGCCGGAGCGGCAGTTTGCGACGGGGCGGAGCCCGTGGTCGCCGCCATTGCACCGATGACGCCTTGCCAGGCGGAAGCGAGGCTATCGCGGCCGTCGGCATCGTTTCCGGCCACCATGAGCGTCGTTTCGCCGATCTTGTCGAACCGGTACTCGCGGCCCTTGATGACCACCGACTTCATGTTGGTCCACACGCGGTATTCATGTCCGCCCTTGACCGGTGTGACCTCGAGCACCTTGAAGGTCGGCAGAACGACCAT containing:
- a CDS encoding DMT family transporter, which produces MPSFTPRQFVLLVLLTLAWGLNWPVMKIGVADYLPLAFRVISIWLGLPVLGLALVWMKVPFRVPRSAWPELVWLGATNMFVWHASIILAVKALSGGRAAILGYTMPVFSAVIGAVLFSAVLTRRAWIGVGACAVGVGLLLWHELTDFAGRPGYVALALAAAATWALGTQLLRHTRIGLPTLTLSFWMTAMTAVVMTVLTLLFERDQWRWPGPVTWGSILYNAVLIFGFAHAAWFYLARGLPPVASTLSVMFIPVLGVFSGAVWLGEVVHWQDWVAVALMMVAIASVLWPSRSAAKT